One Calditrichia bacterium DNA window includes the following coding sequences:
- the metG gene encoding methionine--tRNA ligase, producing MFKVKKERYMLTSALPYANGPIHLGHLAGAYLPGDIFARYSRMKGRDVLYICGSDEHGVPIMLRARAEGVSPQDIVDRYHAIIKDSFEKVGMSFDFYGRTSSPVHHETSQDFFRTLAEKNKFILKSEEQLFDEEAGIFLADRFVRGTCPNCGYEDAYGDQCEKCGTSLSPTELINPRSAITDTKPVMKETTHWYLPLAEFQKRLEDWINTRENWRPNVMGQIKSWFNQELKDRAMTRDLPWGVNIPADVAEKAGVDPSGKKLYVWFDAPIGYISASKEWAIQQGNPDAWKPYWQHPDSKLVHFIGKDNIVFHCLIFPAMLMEHGDYVLPMNVPANEFLNLEGNKFSTSRNYAVWLNEYLEKFDPDSLRYTLTANMPETRDADFSWSEFQSRHNNELADILGNFVNRTFTFISKYYENELPQRAALDAMDLELLENIAQTRDGVGEALDNFQFKEALKRLMNLGRFANKYFNDKAPWITRKSDPQQCATTLNLCAQTIRSLAVLMSPFIPFSSEKIWRMIRLDGKPAQANWDAIAELQLPDGHKLGTAEILFRKIEDEVIQAEVDKLAQALAGNTAETAQPAEEKQLISIDDFQKIELRTAIILAAEAVPKARKLLKLQVDLGTEKRQLVAGLAEHYQPEELVGKTVIMLANLQPATIRGVESQGMLLAVEGENGLAILTPEKPVQPGKRVS from the coding sequence ATTTTTAAAGTGAAAAAAGAACGATACATGCTGACCAGCGCACTGCCATACGCGAACGGACCCATTCACCTCGGACATTTGGCTGGCGCGTACTTACCGGGTGATATTTTTGCGCGATACAGCCGCATGAAAGGGCGTGATGTGCTATACATATGCGGTTCCGATGAACACGGCGTTCCGATTATGCTGCGCGCCCGCGCAGAAGGCGTTTCGCCGCAGGATATTGTGGACCGCTATCACGCAATTATCAAAGATAGTTTCGAAAAAGTGGGCATGTCATTCGATTTCTACGGGCGAACCTCTTCTCCGGTGCATCACGAAACCAGCCAGGATTTTTTCCGGACACTGGCGGAGAAAAACAAGTTCATCCTCAAATCCGAAGAACAATTGTTTGACGAAGAAGCCGGTATTTTTTTGGCGGACAGGTTTGTGCGCGGCACTTGCCCAAACTGCGGATATGAGGATGCCTACGGTGATCAGTGCGAAAAATGCGGCACCTCGCTCAGCCCGACAGAATTGATAAATCCGCGCAGCGCCATCACCGATACAAAACCGGTGATGAAGGAAACCACCCACTGGTATTTACCGCTGGCGGAATTCCAGAAACGGTTGGAAGACTGGATCAACACCCGCGAAAACTGGCGCCCGAATGTGATGGGACAAATCAAAAGCTGGTTCAATCAGGAATTGAAAGACCGTGCGATGACCCGCGATTTACCCTGGGGCGTCAATATTCCCGCCGATGTCGCGGAAAAAGCCGGTGTCGATCCGTCCGGCAAAAAGCTGTATGTCTGGTTCGATGCGCCGATCGGCTACATTTCCGCATCCAAAGAATGGGCAATTCAGCAGGGTAATCCGGATGCCTGGAAACCATATTGGCAACACCCGGACAGCAAATTGGTGCACTTCATCGGGAAAGATAATATCGTTTTCCACTGCCTGATTTTCCCGGCGATGTTGATGGAACACGGCGATTACGTGCTGCCGATGAACGTGCCGGCCAACGAATTTCTGAATCTGGAAGGCAACAAATTTTCAACCAGCCGCAATTATGCGGTTTGGCTGAATGAATATCTCGAAAAATTTGATCCCGATTCGCTGCGCTACACGCTGACCGCAAACATGCCAGAAACCCGTGACGCAGATTTTTCGTGGAGCGAATTTCAATCGCGGCACAACAACGAACTTGCGGATATTTTGGGAAATTTTGTAAACCGCACGTTCACATTTATCAGCAAATATTATGAAAATGAATTGCCGCAACGCGCCGCTCTCGATGCGATGGATCTCGAATTGCTGGAAAATATCGCGCAGACGCGCGATGGCGTTGGCGAAGCACTGGACAATTTCCAGTTTAAAGAAGCACTCAAACGATTGATGAATCTCGGGCGTTTCGCGAACAAATATTTTAACGATAAAGCGCCGTGGATCACCCGGAAATCCGATCCGCAGCAATGCGCCACAACCCTTAATTTATGCGCACAGACGATCCGCTCGCTGGCGGTGCTGATGAGTCCGTTCATCCCCTTTTCATCCGAAAAAATTTGGCGGATGATCCGGTTGGATGGAAAACCGGCGCAGGCAAACTGGGATGCCATTGCTGAACTGCAACTACCGGATGGGCACAAATTAGGTACTGCGGAAATCCTTTTCCGTAAAATTGAAGACGAAGTTATTCAGGCGGAAGTGGACAAATTAGCGCAGGCGCTGGCAGGCAATACTGCCGAAACTGCACAACCGGCGGAGGAGAAACAGTTGATCAGCATCGACGATTTTCAAAAAATAGAGCTGCGAACCGCAATAATTTTAGCAGCAGAAGCAGTACCCAAAGCCAGGAAATTATTGAAGTTACAAGTTGACCTCGGCACAGAAAAACGGCAGCTTGTCGCCGGACTGGCGGAACACTACCAGCCGGAGGAACTGGTCGGGAAAACCGTAATTATGCTTGCAAACCTGCAACCTGCTACCATTCGCGGCGTCGAATCGCAAGGCATGTTGCTGGCGGTTGAAGGCGAAAACGGACTGGCGATCCTCACTCCCGAAAAACCGGTGCAACCGGGCAAACGGGTTTCATAA
- a CDS encoding DUF3298 domain-containing protein, translated as MRYIFILLAAILLITGCGKPQESPKKPDVSARALPLAAENADSLVYTMRSIEKRSGDCSGGNGCATVQLTFPEIVSAQRNAVADSLRLLTQSHIFAPVYADEEINARGIMARTADGFADQFFAEFEKMQQESPGYVSAWTVERNMRVLRNAPPLLSLEISEMTYTGGAHPNSFTRYINIDTRTGQQIRLTDLLKSGALEKLQAIAEKRFRAQMEMPEKESWEQKGFFFENNSFELNDNFRIGDNGLEFLFNPYEIAPYAFGAMTLELPYSEIGDLLSKSEYLQ; from the coding sequence ATGCGATATATTTTTATCCTTTTAGCTGCAATCCTGTTGATTACCGGATGTGGTAAACCTCAGGAATCGCCAAAAAAACCGGATGTTTCGGCGAGAGCACTGCCGCTGGCTGCGGAAAACGCCGATTCGCTGGTTTATACCATGCGCTCCATCGAAAAGCGCAGCGGCGATTGCAGTGGTGGAAACGGCTGCGCAACGGTTCAGCTAACTTTTCCGGAGATCGTATCTGCGCAGCGAAATGCCGTTGCAGATTCGCTCCGTCTATTAACACAATCGCATATTTTTGCGCCAGTTTACGCGGACGAGGAAATCAACGCGCGCGGCATAATGGCACGAACTGCCGATGGATTTGCAGATCAATTTTTTGCCGAATTCGAGAAAATGCAGCAGGAATCGCCCGGATATGTCTCCGCCTGGACAGTGGAACGCAACATGCGCGTGTTGCGAAATGCGCCGCCGCTGCTGTCGCTGGAAATCAGCGAAATGACTTACACCGGCGGTGCGCACCCGAATTCATTCACGCGATACATTAATATTGATACGCGAACAGGTCAACAGATCCGGTTGACTGATCTGCTGAAATCCGGCGCACTCGAAAAATTGCAGGCAATCGCGGAAAAACGTTTCCGCGCCCAAATGGAAATGCCCGAAAAAGAAAGCTGGGAGCAGAAGGGATTTTTCTTCGAAAACAACAGCTTTGAGCTGAATGACAATTTCCGGATTGGCGACAACGGGCTGGAATTTCTGTTCAATCCATACGAAATTGCGCCATACGCATTTGGCGCGATGACCCTCGAATTGCCCTATTCAGAGATTGGCGACCTGTTGAGCAAATCTGAATATCTTCAATAA
- a CDS encoding arsenite methyltransferase, protein MQLKNDQIREAVRENYAKIARSEQTGCGSSGCCEPTIQINPDQISQQLGYSADELGSVPDGANLGLGCGNPQAIAALKSGETVLDLGSGAGFDCFLAARAVGESGAVIGVDMTPDMISKARQNAENAGFTNVEFRLGEIEHLPLADATVDVIISNCVINLSPEKEQVFRESFRVLKPGGRLAISDVVATATLPDHIKNDLAMYSGCVSGASTVDSLEKMLAAVGFEDVRLQPKDESREFIREWVPGSAIDNYVLSSTIEAVKPL, encoded by the coding sequence ATGCAATTGAAAAATGATCAAATTCGCGAGGCAGTGCGGGAAAATTATGCGAAAATTGCCCGGTCCGAACAAACGGGCTGCGGTTCTTCCGGCTGTTGCGAACCCACCATACAAATTAATCCGGATCAAATTTCCCAACAATTGGGCTACTCAGCGGACGAACTCGGCAGTGTGCCAGATGGCGCAAATTTGGGTCTCGGTTGCGGAAATCCGCAGGCGATAGCTGCACTGAAAAGCGGCGAAACCGTGCTCGATTTGGGCAGCGGTGCCGGATTCGATTGTTTTCTGGCGGCACGCGCCGTTGGCGAAAGCGGTGCTGTTATCGGTGTGGACATGACGCCGGATATGATCAGCAAGGCACGCCAAAATGCTGAAAATGCTGGATTTACGAATGTTGAATTCCGGTTGGGCGAAATCGAACATTTGCCATTGGCAGACGCAACAGTTGATGTGATTATTTCCAACTGCGTGATCAATTTGTCACCGGAAAAAGAGCAGGTTTTTCGGGAATCGTTCCGGGTGCTGAAGCCCGGCGGAAGACTGGCGATTTCCGATGTGGTCGCAACGGCGACGCTGCCGGATCATATCAAAAATGATTTGGCGATGTATTCCGGTTGCGTTTCCGGCGCATCCACGGTCGATTCGCTGGAGAAAATGCTGGCAGCGGTTGGATTTGAAGATGTCCGGCTGCAACCGAAAGATGAGAGCCGCGAATTTATCCGCGAATGGGTGCCCGGTTCAGCAATTGATAATTATGTGCTTTCGTCAACCATCGAAGCGGTAAAGCCGTTGTAA
- the sigZ gene encoding RNA polymerase sigma factor SigZ, translating into MIDFEKIWQEYHDQLHGFVQKRVSDAAVAEDIVQDIFLKIFEKTDSLSDITHLKSWIYQISRNAIIDHYRTRKIPAELSEHLPEPDSEKSDAARQEIAECLKPMMLMLPKNYREPVWMADLMGLPQKEIAQKLNLSLSATKSRILRGRELLKQIYLACCRVIVDPTGNIYDYERNDCEKC; encoded by the coding sequence ATGATTGATTTTGAGAAAATCTGGCAGGAATATCACGATCAGCTGCACGGTTTTGTGCAAAAACGCGTTTCCGATGCCGCTGTTGCGGAGGATATCGTGCAGGATATTTTTCTGAAAATATTTGAGAAAACCGATTCGCTGAGTGATATAACACATTTAAAAAGCTGGATTTATCAGATCTCCCGAAATGCAATTATCGACCATTATCGAACCCGGAAAATTCCGGCAGAGTTGTCAGAACATCTGCCGGAACCGGATTCTGAAAAAAGTGATGCTGCCCGTCAGGAAATCGCTGAATGCCTCAAGCCGATGATGCTGATGTTGCCAAAAAACTACCGGGAACCGGTGTGGATGGCCGACCTGATGGGATTACCGCAAAAAGAAATTGCCCAAAAACTCAATCTTTCCCTCTCCGCAACCAAATCGCGCATTCTGCGTGGTCGCGAGTTATTGAAACAGATTTATCTCGCCTGCTGCCGCGTGATCGTCGATCCAACCGGCAATATTTACGATTACGAACGCAACGATTGCGAAAAATGCTGA
- a CDS encoding tandem-95 repeat protein, translating into MTNSVFAQKATAERIAQITPPQSVLEYKDGARQVTLSGDLLFITNFWAGLQVVDISDIRNPKQLAVFPSEDESYATFVRDNRAYVANHSSGVIIYDYSDATHIHRIAGIKLPGNAYDAFVEGQQLYAAMGDSGFAIVDIADVTAPVIRHIRTPGKWIQQTTVQDGKLYAAAKNNGLLIFDLSGSEPQQIGQLRTNFNTMMVQVESPYVYMAEGPGGLTIADISTPESPVIVSQFGKGGFVGSIHKSGSYVYLANRNSGLRIVNVNDLAKPFLEGQFSTEGISYGVYKRDVYVFLAANNHTEILRHNNSPRLADLTDMQLKENELFTIQLDATEPDGDAFVYQAFNLPEGATFDDQTGTFLWTPTFEQSGTYNDLVFRIVEQTESELSASDTIALNVAHVNRNPDLPRPPDAGIAENQLLTFTLEAGSDPDVEDQQRLNYYAENLPEGATFDPATRTFSWTPTFEQSGSYVVDFLMEDGAGGIDRETTTLQIQHVDRPPVLDAIAAQSIPENEMLVVQVSGNEPDSEDQNAVAFRAENLPAGAAFDPATRTFSWTPTFDQSGNYADIRMIMTAGNLSDTTSFDIVVTHVNRTPVLDQIMAQQVDENQSLTFSISGSDPDVEDDGKLTLSAENLPVGATFDPATRTFSWTPTFEQSGSYDVRFAVTDPSGLVADQQVAVTVNHVNRAPVIVEAAAQQIDENQPLQFSLSASDPDTEDSGKLVFSAISLPEGATLDATSGAFSWTPTFDQSGEYPVTFVVSDGEYSDSTSTVIQVKHVNRVPELAAISAQQVDENQTLTFTVTASDPDTEDAGKLKLSANSLPVGSTFDDATGTFTWLPTFEQSGEYSITFSVIDPAGLSAQQVAAVTVNHVNRMPALAAVAAATVDENQPLGIALSGSDPDTEDAGKLVYSIANLPAGAQLDAATGQFNWTPSFEQSGSYALTAVVSDPAGASAEQPVNITVNHVNRAPEFAAVSSASGDENQPLNVTFSASDPDAEDAGKLRYSAENLPAGAVLNPENGALSWTPTFEQSGEYSITISVNDPVGASDSETATISIRHVNRPPVLAEPAAQTATEDESWSTQLPEASDPDTEDAGKLAYSMSNLPAGASFDAASRTVSWKPDFNQSGSHSLTYAVSDGSAEVTVNVAVTVENVNRQPSLNAPGEQQITEGESLQFRLEGNDPDSEDNGKLQYSAATMPPGANLDANSGEFSWTPGDDQQGTYRIDFVVKDAAGLQASQTVTIVVVDKPAPPAPPQSGNE; encoded by the coding sequence ATGACAAATAGTGTGTTTGCCCAAAAAGCAACGGCTGAGCGCATCGCTCAAATTACACCGCCACAGTCGGTTCTGGAATATAAGGACGGTGCCCGGCAAGTAACACTTTCGGGCGATTTGCTGTTTATCACCAATTTTTGGGCAGGATTACAAGTTGTTGATATTTCTGATATTAGAAATCCAAAACAACTCGCCGTTTTTCCGTCGGAAGATGAATCCTACGCAACATTTGTCCGCGATAACCGGGCATATGTTGCCAACCATTCATCGGGTGTGATCATCTATGATTATAGCGATGCCACACATATCCATCGGATTGCAGGCATCAAATTACCCGGAAACGCATATGATGCATTTGTTGAGGGGCAGCAGTTATATGCGGCAATGGGCGATTCCGGATTTGCAATCGTAGACATCGCCGATGTAACGGCGCCGGTCATCCGGCACATCAGAACACCGGGAAAATGGATTCAGCAAACCACCGTTCAGGACGGTAAACTGTATGCGGCAGCCAAAAACAACGGACTGCTGATTTTCGATTTGTCCGGTAGCGAACCCCAACAAATCGGTCAACTGCGCACCAATTTTAACACAATGATGGTTCAGGTTGAAAGCCCTTACGTATATATGGCAGAAGGACCCGGCGGACTCACCATCGCGGACATTTCCACGCCGGAATCCCCGGTGATCGTTAGTCAGTTTGGCAAAGGCGGCTTTGTTGGCAGCATTCACAAATCCGGCAGCTATGTCTATTTGGCAAATCGAAATTCCGGATTGCGAATTGTGAATGTTAACGATCTCGCCAAACCGTTCCTCGAAGGCCAGTTTTCGACCGAGGGTATCAGCTACGGCGTTTACAAACGGGATGTGTATGTGTTCCTCGCTGCCAACAATCACACAGAAATTTTACGGCACAACAACAGCCCGCGTCTGGCAGACCTCACCGATATGCAATTGAAAGAAAATGAACTGTTTACGATTCAATTGGATGCTACCGAACCGGATGGCGACGCGTTTGTGTATCAGGCATTTAATCTGCCGGAAGGTGCCACATTTGACGACCAAACCGGCACATTTTTGTGGACACCCACATTTGAGCAATCGGGAACATACAACGATCTCGTTTTCCGGATTGTTGAGCAAACCGAATCCGAATTGAGCGCCAGCGATACGATTGCGCTGAACGTTGCGCATGTCAATCGCAATCCGGATTTACCACGTCCCCCGGATGCCGGCATTGCGGAAAACCAGTTGCTTACTTTTACGTTGGAAGCCGGGAGCGATCCCGATGTGGAAGATCAGCAACGGCTCAACTATTATGCCGAAAATTTACCGGAGGGTGCAACGTTTGATCCGGCAACCCGCACTTTTTCGTGGACACCCACATTCGAGCAATCGGGCAGTTACGTCGTCGATTTTTTGATGGAAGACGGCGCAGGCGGCATCGATCGCGAAACCACAACGTTGCAAATTCAACATGTGGATCGTCCGCCGGTTTTGGATGCAATTGCCGCACAATCGATTCCCGAAAACGAGATGCTCGTTGTGCAAGTATCCGGCAACGAGCCGGATAGCGAAGACCAGAACGCCGTTGCTTTCCGGGCGGAAAATTTACCGGCCGGTGCAGCGTTCGATCCGGCAACTCGCACATTTTCGTGGACACCAACATTTGACCAATCCGGTAATTATGCGGACATCCGAATGATCATGACCGCCGGAAACCTCAGCGATACAACAAGTTTCGATATCGTGGTTACGCATGTAAACCGCACGCCGGTTCTCGATCAAATTATGGCACAGCAAGTTGATGAAAATCAATCGCTTACATTTTCTATCAGCGGCAGTGATCCCGATGTGGAAGATGACGGAAAGTTGACTCTCTCCGCCGAAAATTTGCCGGTCGGCGCAACATTTGATCCGGCAACCCGCACATTTTCGTGGACGCCCACATTCGAGCAATCCGGCAGCTACGATGTCCGGTTCGCGGTTACTGATCCGTCTGGGTTGGTTGCAGATCAGCAGGTGGCAGTGACGGTCAATCACGTCAATCGTGCACCGGTAATTGTGGAAGCCGCCGCACAGCAAATTGACGAAAACCAGCCGCTGCAGTTCAGCCTTTCCGCCAGTGATCCCGATACGGAAGACAGCGGGAAGCTGGTATTTTCCGCAATTTCGCTGCCCGAAGGTGCGACGTTGGATGCCACATCCGGCGCGTTTTCGTGGACACCCACATTTGACCAATCGGGTGAATATCCGGTAACTTTTGTTGTCAGCGATGGCGAATACAGCGATTCTACATCAACCGTTATTCAGGTGAAACATGTGAATCGCGTGCCGGAACTTGCGGCAATTTCTGCGCAGCAAGTTGATGAAAATCAGACACTTACATTTACAGTAACAGCCAGCGATCCCGACACGGAAGATGCCGGAAAATTGAAGCTATCGGCAAACAGTTTGCCTGTCGGCTCAACATTTGACGATGCAACCGGCACTTTCACCTGGCTGCCGACGTTCGAGCAATCGGGTGAATATTCCATCACATTTTCGGTGATCGATCCCGCCGGACTGAGCGCACAGCAAGTTGCCGCCGTTACAGTAAACCATGTGAACCGCATGCCGGCACTTGCCGCCGTTGCCGCCGCAACTGTTGATGAAAATCAGCCGTTGGGCATCGCGCTTTCCGGCAGTGATCCGGATACGGAGGACGCCGGGAAGCTGGTTTACAGCATCGCAAATTTACCCGCCGGTGCCCAGTTGGATGCCGCAACCGGACAATTCAATTGGACACCCTCGTTTGAGCAGTCCGGCTCGTATGCGCTCACTGCGGTTGTCAGCGATCCGGCAGGTGCCAGCGCTGAGCAGCCGGTGAATATCACTGTTAATCATGTGAATCGTGCCCCGGAATTTGCGGCGGTTTCGTCCGCATCCGGCGATGAAAACCAACCGCTGAATGTCACTTTCAGCGCCAGTGATCCTGATGCGGAAGATGCCGGAAAGCTGCGCTACAGCGCGGAAAATTTACCCGCCGGCGCAGTGCTCAATCCCGAAAACGGCGCACTGAGCTGGACGCCGACGTTTGAGCAAAGCGGTGAATATTCCATCACGATTTCTGTGAACGATCCGGTTGGCGCCAGCGATTCAGAAACTGCGACAATCAGCATCCGGCACGTCAATCGTCCGCCGGTTTTGGCTGAACCTGCCGCACAAACCGCAACAGAAGATGAATCGTGGAGCACCCAATTGCCGGAAGCCAGCGATCCCGATACGGAAGATGCCGGAAAATTGGCATATTCAATGTCTAATTTGCCTGCCGGTGCATCATTCGATGCGGCCAGCCGCACTGTTTCCTGGAAACCCGATTTCAACCAGAGCGGCAGTCATTCGCTTACTTACGCGGTTAGCGATGGCAGTGCCGAAGTAACTGTAAATGTTGCAGTTACGGTTGAGAATGTTAATCGCCAGCCGAGCCTGAACGCTCCCGGTGAACAACAAATTACTGAAGGTGAATCGCTGCAATTCCGTTTGGAAGGTAACGATCCCGATTCTGAAGACAACGGCAAATTGCAATACAGCGCAGCCACGATGCCGCCCGGTGCCAATCTTGATGCTAACTCCGGCGAATTCAGTTGGACACCCGGCGATGATCAGCAGGGCACCTATCGTATCGATTTTGTGGTGAAAGATGCCGCCGGGCTGCAGGCATCGCAAACGGTGACCATCGTTGTTGTGGACAAACCGGCGCCACCGGCACCGCCGCAATCTGGAAATGAATGA